Within Sander vitreus isolate 19-12246 chromosome 23, sanVit1, whole genome shotgun sequence, the genomic segment AGATGGACTTCTCTCAGTTGCAAGCTCTGTAGCTGTTATGATTTCATCCGTAACATATTTAAGAACTTTTCATCCTTGTTGGCTTAACCgctaacagtttattgttgacATCGGAAACaggcattcatttaaaaagtcaGCTCAATGTCCACTGATGAGCTTTATCTGGAGCTTTTAAACGCGGCCTTCATCACTGTAAGTGGATTTGTTGACATCAGtatttttatagatttttttaacGAATACATTGTTGATGTGCAAATTTTGAGTAATGTTTAACTAATGCATTGCATGACACCATGTTGGGTTTTACACACCATCAGGACCATAGTATGGTCTGTCGTATGGtattgggttagggttagtattGTACAGTATCTGTTTGTACGTGCTGTCTGTATTTTTTACTATGGTTGGATAGGTTTTCCATCATACCTGAAACCAAGTCTACCATTtacataacatttcagaaacCAGATTACTGATAAAATAGTTTCTGTAAGTGCATTGAAAATCATTGTTTGTGATCCTGtacagagtgagtgagtgacttCATTCAACAGCGGGAGTGGAAGATGTCGGCTTCCACCTCGCATAAGGACACTGAGGAACCGAAGCATCCAAATCCATTCCCAAAGCCAAAGCCAAACGCAGGGTAAAGAGGCTCAGTGAATGTGGAGTGGAAGGTGTGGAGGGGGAGCAGTGCGTCAGAGGTCACTTTGGAGAAGGTCAGAGTGCCAGCACGATAGTCCAGAAACACTGCAACTCTTTTTGACGCCAGAGACGGCGGGGGACGAATAGGTGTAGATCTGTCTTCATGCCGGACAGAGTAACTTCCATCATCGTCACAGAGCAGCATCCATGATTGATCATTGGCTCCAAGACAGCCGTCGGCTCCCTCTCCTTTCCGCCTGATTCCTTCATATGTCACTGCTATATAAACCTTGCCTTCCCACTcgacctcccagtaacagcgaCCAGTCAGACCAGTGCCACACAGCACCTGGAGCCAGCAGTCAAATCTATTTGGGTGGTGACGACGCCGCTGCTCCTCTTCAGTGGTCGTCACCTTTGTGGAGTTGTCAGACAGTTGGAGGtttctgtgtgctgtgttttgATCCAGTGTGAGTTCACAGGCGTCTGATGGACAAAATATATCAACAGTTTATCATTTAACACCTGATGTGGTAGGTTGCCATTTGAATGGAATTGTTGTTGAGCTTTCTggcttttaatattttatgttatgaaatgtaaaattacaaatgaacATGTGGTGTTCTGTTCTAATATTAAAAATCGATTGTAAACTTACATTTCTTCAGACCAGGTTTCAGTCTTTCCTCTCCACCATGGTCGAGGCTAGAGGAAGGAACAAAGTCAGAACTAACCACCATTACCTTTTTTAATGTGGTAGTTTCCATACACTTCACTCACATTCCTATTTAACATGATCCAATACTCTTTATGAGGCCTAGTCCACATGTACATGGATATTTAAAAACACAGGTTTTCCTTCGCTTTTAAAAAATATCGTATCACACAagcattgttttaaaaaatctcCTTCTAAATGAAGCGCAGAGCACTTCAAACCATCAGGCAGCGATATTACCCTAAAGCCATGTTGGCCAATTAGAAGCCTGAAAAAAGGTATTACCAGATGCTACCTGGCTGCAATGGTGCATTGATCGCTCCTTTGTGCATACAGACGCCTCTGTTCCTCCATAGTGTAAATGCGTGTAACTGACATTtatgtgtaaatatgtaaaaaaggCCTTATTTGTGACGCCTCACAAAAGAGATAACTGTGCACACTTGTGCGACATTACAAAACGAAAAGTCAGTTTTCACATATTCGCCCTGGAAGGACGATATATAGGGACCTAAAAACGCAGACCAAAGGTCAAAACgcattgaaaatgttgcttGTACCCATGTACGTGTGGATGAGGCATGAGTATGACAGatcattttttaatatatttattgtccTTATCAGTTCATACTTGAGAGTTTCCAGTTTCCAATCTGGATTCTTTAGTCCAGCAGTCAGCAGCTTCCCGCCCAATTTTCCTGGATGATTGtagctcaggtccagctctctcaggtGGGAGGGGTTGTTCTTCAGAGCTGAGGCAAGATAATCACAGCCTTCCTTTGTGATCATACAGCCTGACAGtctagaaacacacacacacacacacacacacatatatatatatatatatatatatatatagttatcaGAGTGAACTGTATGTTCCGTCGGGTGACAATGTGGGTGCTCCTGCAAGCACCCACATTGTGTGACCACGTTGCAGGAGACTGGTATCACAAATTGTTTGTGTAGGAAATTTAATTCCTACAGACTTAGTTTAAGTTGACAATCATGCAAAGCAGCATTGTAATGGTCATAAGATAAACAAATGAATGCATCCTTACTTGAGAGTTTGCAGGACACAATGTGGACTCTCCAGTCCGGCAGAGAGAAGCTTCACTCCTGAATCATGCAGGTCATTGTCACTAAGGTCCAACTCTGTCAGCTTAGAAGTTTGAGAGCTAAGGACGGAGGCCAGAGCTTCACAGCTGGTCTCTGACAATTTACAGCCACTTAGCCTGAGAAAAAATTAgtcagacaaaaacatcaattaaCAGATGAACCAATATTTGATACATTTACGGCATGTGGTTTTCTGTGCGCATACAGCAACTTGTTGGAGGCCTTGACCACTGGCAGCAGCCACAGTAGACCCTCCTCTGATGCAGAGTATTTCTTCAGGTCAAACACCTCCAGCGCTTCCTCAGAGGAGAGCAAGATAAAGACCAGAGCTGAccagagagcaggagagagattCTTTGTTGAAAGCCTTCCTGAACTCAGGTACTGTTGGATCTCCTCCTCTAGAGAATCATCTCTCAGCTCATTCAGACAGTAGAACAGATTGATGCTCCTCTCTGGAGATGTATTCTCCCTGATCCTTTCCTTGATGGACTGGATTGTTTTGTGGTTGGTCTGAGAGAACCCTTTTGTCATCTTTAACAGGCGCTTGAGGAGATCCTGATTGGTCTGCAGGGAGAGGCCCAGGAGGAAGCGTAGGAACAAGTCCAGGTGCCCATTTGAACTCTTCAAGGCTTTGTCAATTGCAATCTCGTGGACTTCTGTGATGCATTTTCTCTTGCAAATCATCCAAAGACTCTCCAGTGTTAGCTCTGGCTCAGACAGTACAttcttgttgttgttaatgAGCGACATGACCACATAGAGAGCAGCCAGATACTCCTGAATGCTCAGATGGACAAAGCTGAACATCCTACCCTTGTCGTTGTCCCTCCACCTATGCTCT encodes:
- the LOC144512203 gene encoding protein NLRC3-like, with amino-acid sequence MVTLKELLLETLEDLTKQDFKSFKWHLTVVEDGFSPIKSSLLEDKDRHDTVNVIVQKYNQQAVEVAEKILGKIGRNDLAQGLSRRSLEVKVLYIYQPNLEIIQYQRKIQSYLQTEFTCAQEGMTDRMDQQCLDDIFTEMFIAVGGELHINEQHEVMQIEIKGRVAGTETPVEPSNIFISAAGNQKPIRMVLTTGVAGIGKTFLVRKFVLDWAKGRTNQDVHLIFHFTFRKLNLLKGERFRLAELIHTCIRETKDITKQELNVIFTKLQASGNCDFNKSEFKLLFVFDGLDESRLQLDFTCSEQLSTDFDVTQSTSVDELLTALIEGRLLPSARVWITTRPAAANQIPRDFVDCMTVVRGFTDPQKVEYFRKRFPDEEQASRIISHIKASRSIFIMCHIPVFCWITATVLKGVLKTRTKAELPKTLTEMYTEFLVYQIKQTGDRCGTKKSIQYIHSLAKLAFHQLEKGNLIFYEKDLKDCGINIRKAAQYSGVFTEVFKEEHRWRDNDKGRMFSFVHLSIQEYLAALYVVMSLINNNKNVLSEPELTLESLWMICKRKCITEVHEIAIDKALKSSNGHLDLFLRFLLGLSLQTNQDLLKRLLKMTKGFSQTNHKTIQSIKERIRENTSPERSINLFYCLNELRDDSLEEEIQQYLSSGRLSTKNLSPALWSALVFILLSSEEALEVFDLKKYSASEEGLLWLLPVVKASNKLLLSGCKLSETSCEALASVLSSQTSKLTELDLSDNDLHDSGVKLLSAGLESPHCVLQTLKLSGCMITKEGCDYLASALKNNPSHLRELDLSYNHPGKLGGKLLTAGLKNPDWKLETLNLDHGGEERLKPGLKKYACELTLDQNTAHRNLQLSDNSTKVTTTEEEQRRRHHPNRFDCWLQVLCGTGLTGRCYWEVEWEGKVYIAVTYEGIRRKGEGADGCLGANDQSWMLLCDDDGSYSVRHEDRSTPIRPPPSLASKRVAVFLDYRAGTLTFSKVTSDALLPLHTFHSTFTEPLYPAFGFGFGNGFGCFGSSVSLCEVEADIFHSRC